Genomic window (Candidatus Dadabacteria bacterium):
GATTATCGCTTGAAAACCTGCCTGCCTGATCCAGAGAATGATGTGCATATACTCATGGGCGGGATCGATGAAACTGAATGGTATAAAAACCCTGAAAGGCCCACGATACTGATAGGCAGTCAGGACATGTTGCTCAGTCGCGCACTGATGCGCGGCTACGCAATGAATCGGTTTCGGTGGCCTTTAGATTTCGGATTGCTTCACAATGATACGCAATGGGTATTTGATGAGGTACAGCTTATGAGTTCCGGTCTTGCAACCTCTTCTCAGTTAGAAGGTTTCCGTCGTAATTTTGGGACACAAATTCCTTCTCGAAGTCTCTGGATATCCGCGACTATGCATCCCGAATGGCTAAAAACCGCAGATTTCCAGAAACATCTTGAAGTCTGGAATGTCCCCCGCGACTTTCTTGAGGACGAGGATTCTCCAAAAGTTCAAAGACTTGTTCACGCTCCAAAACCCATAAAGAAGGCTGATACGTCTCTTTGCAGCACGAAAAAAGAGTCCTTGCGGGAATATGCGAAGAATCTGGCTTCAGAGGCTCTTTCTCTTCACAGGGAGGGACAGATGACTCTGCTCGTTGTAAATACAGTCGCACGAGCCCAAGCCGTACACAAGGAACTTGTAAAGAAAGGCATCTTATCCGACAGGCTTGTTCTTGTTCACTCACGATTCCGGCCTGCAGACCGCAAGGCACAGATGGACAAGCTTCCCACCCAAGCCGGAGAAGAAAAGGACCTTGTAGTTGTGGCAACCCAAGCAATAGAGGCGGGGGTAGATATTTCCGCTTCGGTAATGATTACGGAAATCGCATCTGCTTCATCAATTGTCCAGCGGCTGGGAAGGGTTAACCGTTACGGGGAACTGAACAATCGTGGAGGGGGCACAATACGCTGGATTGACATTGTCGCCGACGAGAAGAATATCAAAGGCGTATCAGCCCCTTATTCTCCTCAAGAAATCGAAATCTGCCGCAAGAGAATCACCTCATTGACCGATGTAAAATCGTCAAACCTTCCGTCACCGGAACCGGATGATTACTCCGTTCAATCCGTTATTCGAGGCAAGGACCTTAAGGATTTGTATGATACCGATCCAGACCTTACGGGTTTTGACGTCGACATTTCATCTTATGTCCGAGATTCGGAAGATACTGATGTAAAGGTTTTCTGGCGTGACTTATCGGACAACAGCACAGAACAGCCTATGCCGAGCAGACATGAACTCTGCTCAGTGCCTATTGGTCTTTGCAAAAACTGGTTGAAATCCAGAAAGATCGCAGCCTTTTTTGTTGATTTGCAAGCGAATTCCCGCCAAGCCCACTCAACATGGGTTCGCTTCAACGATTCTCCTTGGCCGGGCCTAGTTCTGATGCTGGATCTAAGGGAAGGGGGTTATACCAAAGAGACAGGGTTTGACCTTGAGAGCAAGGTACCTGTCGAAGCCGTTGCACAAGCTTTTGATGAAGCTGCTAATATAGAAACATCCGATGGTGATCCAGACAGCAGAGCAGGCCACTTCATAAATCTGGCTGATCATCTAGTGCATGTGGTGGACGAGGCAAAGAGTCTTTGCTCCGTTATAGACATGCCGCTACACATAAAAAAGACTGTTTCTGAAGCGGCACTATGGCACGATGTAGGAAAGGCTCACTACGCGTTTCAGGAGCGTATGTCCACAGATGATCCGGGGCTGTATCCACGACCTGACTGTCTGCTTGCTAAAGCTCGTTATTATGACCGAAACCGGGGGCGACCTTACTTCCGACACGAACTTGCGTCAGCCTTGGCTTACTTGGCACATGCCCAATGGTCAAGAGAAGCAGACTTGACGGCATACTTGATTGCGGCACATCATGGCAAGGTACGGATGAATCTCAAGGCCTTACCACAGGAAATAACTCTTCAGACAAGGGAGAGAGGTGACGGTCGGACTGACATCGGGCTTTTTGCCCGGGGTGTCAGGGAAGGAGATGAAATCCCTCCGGTAAAAATTAACGGGAAACCTCTCTGGACAGGAGGACATCTGGATTTGTCTGTAATGGTACTCGGTGAACATCCGGTTACAGGTGCAAGCTGGACTGAACGCACCAACAACCTTCTGTCGAAATATGGGCCCTTCCGCTTAGCCTGGCTTGAGGCAATTCTCAGAGTAGCCGACTGGAGGGCGTCGGAAAAAGAAAATGAAGAACGATAAAATTCCTTACACTATTCCTCTTGGCGGGTGCTATTCAAAGCCGCTTTCATGTTATCTTAAGGCACTCGGGGTGTTTCGCCTAGTAGCGAATCCGTTAAATCGAGTGGGAGGTGTGGCAGCAGATTATAGAGCCAAAGGATTCTGGACCAACGATCAGTTCAGTCTCCTGAGTCGCCTGAGTTGCGAGGATCTGCTGAGCTTCTTTCTTGAAGATTACGTCCCCAGCCCGATTATAGCTCCTTGGAACGGTGGCAGCTGCTTTTTTCCAAGCAAGAAAAACACCGCTTTTGATGCACTTTCAAAAACAAATGACATATCCAAGCGGTTCCTTCCTCTTCAGGAAGTGATCCAGATTGCCGAGAGGGCAATAAGAAATCGCGGATTGTCCGCTCGTCCCGAGGGGGAACAGAAAGCTGAACTCATCTCCGCGCTTCGTGCCGAATACCCAGAATATGCACTCGGCTGGCTTGATGCTGTACTTGCTTTTCACAGTGGCCGTATCAGTTTTCCTCCCCTTCTCGGAACCGGAGGAAACGATGGCAATTTTGATTTCACGAACAACTTCATGCAGCGTCTTGTCTCTGAGGAAACAGGGCTTTTCGAAGTAAAAAGCGGCAAACCTTTGCCCAATACAGAGAGGCTGCTCAGGACTTCCCTTTTCGGAGACACTTCACAGGGTCTCTCTAAAGTTGCTGTTGGCC
Coding sequences:
- the cas3 gene encoding CRISPR-associated helicase Cas3', which codes for MSWNFRSFFSIALGNDIQSYSYQQALAERDWPDILIAPTGLGKTAAVVLAWAWKHTLEDKQTPPRRLAYCLPMRTLVEQTEGNIRKWLERLHNTDYRLKTCLPDPENDVHILMGGIDETEWYKNPERPTILIGSQDMLLSRALMRGYAMNRFRWPLDFGLLHNDTQWVFDEVQLMSSGLATSSQLEGFRRNFGTQIPSRSLWISATMHPEWLKTADFQKHLEVWNVPRDFLEDEDSPKVQRLVHAPKPIKKADTSLCSTKKESLREYAKNLASEALSLHREGQMTLLVVNTVARAQAVHKELVKKGILSDRLVLVHSRFRPADRKAQMDKLPTQAGEEKDLVVVATQAIEAGVDISASVMITEIASASSIVQRLGRVNRYGELNNRGGGTIRWIDIVADEKNIKGVSAPYSPQEIEICRKRITSLTDVKSSNLPSPEPDDYSVQSVIRGKDLKDLYDTDPDLTGFDVDISSYVRDSEDTDVKVFWRDLSDNSTEQPMPSRHELCSVPIGLCKNWLKSRKIAAFFVDLQANSRQAHSTWVRFNDSPWPGLVLMLDLREGGYTKETGFDLESKVPVEAVAQAFDEAANIETSDGDPDSRAGHFINLADHLVHVVDEAKSLCSVIDMPLHIKKTVSEAALWHDVGKAHYAFQERMSTDDPGLYPRPDCLLAKARYYDRNRGRPYFRHELASALAYLAHAQWSREADLTAYLIAAHHGKVRMNLKALPQEITLQTRERGDGRTDIGLFARGVREGDEIPPVKINGKPLWTGGHLDLSVMVLGEHPVTGASWTERTNNLLSKYGPFRLAWLEAILRVADWRASEKENEER